The Pecten maximus chromosome 14, xPecMax1.1, whole genome shotgun sequence genome includes a region encoding these proteins:
- the LOC117341747 gene encoding uncharacterized protein LOC117341747, translating to MSHNGKYYVRKVPKNKPSSTLISAFFSKRQKLDVSVDAPSNDETECKPTDVGDNNINKLCDEIKSVTGDSDGANICKQSETVSVEVAVQTPVAMVASTTTTPLQKKVQLRETRAEIDFKPAHSNIDRRRFDMNRYTVNYPWLYHTSEKGYLCKLCELTYGSNCSDSSSMSVISVTSPFISPGLETLGTHPSRLLDKHANSTPHLKASKINAEVKVKIGLKQKMSVLEQLSMKNESDLKAEKERNASVLKKLFQSIYFIIRKKWAQTNFEDFVRFVASLGVEDIARHIEIAPPQATYLSVKTATELIELIGENIEQSLLDSLRKAPFYSLLADESTDEANKTQLSVFCRWYHESHSNFTDHFMGLVEVQKTDSATLMDVLHGFLIAKGIPIEKCRFVAFDGTNSMSGIRTGLQRRFRNYAPKSLYINCRCHRLALCLKHLMKTFPLLVEVDEALLAIWKLFKYSPQRFAVLQDVQVVYGMDKLMLIRAATTRWLSHGKACVRFIERYESVLDALDQIYQQKREPEVFGLRSILVQKNVVAMICVLSDVLKPLNHLSLYLQKTDVVLCNVEEKVKATVTDLEVIKETYLEFQENNQIGDQLYVSRLSELLLIINERTDLQRRHRGHLENLDIKAFIKDVAVPFIDSLIGEINDAFYMHPVFDAFRKALDPSMIEANASAVDLQNHGKEALTVLCGHYGEPGEDIFQGHVTRCERDLDPDATEAEYCAFKHQIKIMKRMKARNPQPSNSNEGDQVNNLLSMFLKVSGDPVLQESFPMMCKLLYLVNIIPASTASVERSFSQMALLKTPMRSRLSCKSINAIMRINIEGASTLTEYELELVQNFKLAKDRHLSL from the exons ATGTCTCACAACGGGAAGTATTATGTGAGGAAGGTTCCGAAAAATAAGCCAAGTTCGACGCTTATATCAGCGTTTTTTTCAAAACGACAAAAACTTGATGTTAGTGTCGATGCACCAAGTAATGACGAGACAGAGTGCAAACCGACTGACGTCGGTGATAATAACATTAACAAATTGTGTGATGAAATAAAATCCGTTACTGGCGATAGCGACGGCGCAAATATCTGCAAACAAAGTGAAACAGTTTCAGTGGAAGTAGCTGTACAGACTCCAGTCGCTATGGTTGCCTCCACGACTACCACGCCACTTCAAAAGAAAGTTCAACTCAGGGAGACACGGGCCGAGATTGATTTTAAGCCAGCTCACAGTAACATAGATCGGCGGCGATTTGACATGAACAGATATACTGTCAACTATCCTTGGCTTTACCACACCTCGGAAAAAGGATACCTTTGTAAGTTGTGTGAATTAACATATGGCAGTAACTGTTCAGATTCAAGCTCTATGAGTGTGATAAGTGTTACGTCTCCATTTATCTCCCCAGGCCTTGAGACATTGGGTACACATCCATCTCGATTATTAGATAAGCATGCAAACAGTACCCCACATCTGAAGGCATCCAAAATAAATGCAGAAGTGAAAGTGAAAATTggtttgaaacaaaaaatgtctgtaCTGGAACAGTTGTCAATGAAAAATGAGTCTGATCTTAAAGCTGAAAAAGAAAGGAATGCAAGTGTgttgaaaaaactgtttcaatCAATATACTTTATCATCAGGAAGAAATGGGCCCAAACAAATTTTGAAGATTTTGTGAGATTTGTTGCAAGTTTAGGTGTAGAGGATATTGCCAGGCATATTGAAATCGCACCACCACAGGCTACTTACCTATCAGTTAAAACTGCCACagaattaattgaattaatagGGGAGAACATTGAGCAAAGCCTACTGGACTCTCTACGCAAAGCCCCATTTTACAGTTTGCTAGCTGATGAGAGCACCGACGAGGCCAACAAAACACAATTATCTGTGTTTTGCCGCTGGTACCATGAAAGTCACTCCAATTTCACAGACCACTTCATGGGTTTGGTTGAAGTTCAAAAGACAGACAGTGCCACCCTGATGGATGTCCTCCACGGTTTTCTCATAGCAAAAGGGATACCCATTGAAAAATGTCGGTTTGTTGCCTTTGATGGCACCAACTCGATGAGTGGCATTCGTACTG GTCTTCAAAGACGATTTAGGAACTATGCACCAAAGAGCCTGTACATCAACTGTCGCTGTCATCGCCTTGCCCTCTGCCTTAAACATTTGATGAAAACATTTCCTTTACTTGTTGAGGTAGATGAGGCTTTACTTGCGATATGGAAATTGTTCAAGTACTCCCCGCAAAGGTTTGCTGTGCTGCAAGATGTTCAAGTTGTATATGGCATGGACAAGTTGATGTTGATCAGGGCTGCTACAACTAGGTGGTTGTCACATGGCAAAGCATGCGTAAGGTTTATTGAGAGGTACGAGTCGGTGCTTGATGCTCTGGACCAAATATACCAACAAAAACGTGAACCAGAGGTATTTGGATTGAGATCTATTCTTGTACAGAAAAATGTTGTTGCCATGATCTGCGTGTTGAGTGATGTGTTGAAACCACTGAACCATCTCAGCCTCTACCTCCAGAAAACAGATGTTGTACTGTGCAATGTGGAAGAGAAAGTGAAAGCAACAGTAACTGACCTGGAAGTCATTAAAGAGACTTATCTTGAATTTCAAGAGAACAATCAGATTGGGGATCAGTTATATGTCAGTCGTCTTTCAGAGTTGCTTCTCATCATCAATGAAAGAACTGATCTGCAAAGGCGTCACAGAGGTCACCTTGAGAACCTTGACATCAAAGCATTTATTAAAGATGTTGCTGTTCCATTTATAGACAGTTTGATTGGAGAAATCAATGATGCTTTCTACATGCACCCTGTGTTTGATGCTTTTCGGAAGGCTCTGGATCCTAGTATGATCGAAGCCAATGCCAGTGCTGTTGATCTTCAAAACCATGGAAAG GAGGCATTGACTGTACTTTGTGGACACTATGGGGAACCTGGAGAGGACATTTTCCAAGGTCATGTGACAAGATGTGAGAGGGATCTTGATCCAGATGCAACTGAAGCTGAATACTGTGCCTTCAAGCATCAAATCAAAATCATGAAAAG aatGAAAGCCAGAAATCCACAGCCTTCCAATAGTAATGAGGGTGACCAGGTTAACAATCTGCtgtcaatgtttttaaaagtctCTGGGGATCCTGTACTCCAAGAATCTTTTCCAATGATGTGCAAGCTTCTGTACCTGGTGAACATTATTCCAGCATCAACGGCCTCAGTGGAGAGGAGCTTTAGCCAAATGGCTTTGCTAAAAACCCCAATGCGCAGCAGATTGAGTTGCAAGTCAATTAATGCAATAATGCGCATTAACATAGAGGGAGCCAGTACCCTGACGGAATATGAATTAGAACTTGTTCAAAACTTCAAACTTGCAAAAGATCGGCACTTGTCCCtgtaa